One window of Mauremys reevesii isolate NIE-2019 linkage group 4, ASM1616193v1, whole genome shotgun sequence genomic DNA carries:
- the LOC120404142 gene encoding interferon-induced very large GTPase 1-like, which translates to MLRVLWFPVLLGCVTAGSEPSDKSNIHSRAGQDVTLSCRFQLSSDFVLNRLRIHWHVFRDEEGSVVHSYYDGADRLQDQEVEFKGRTKLLLQELSKGVASLNLTQLRPSDSGEYRCIIVNSQDVVIGSVILHVSAPYDPPEITLLSWEEGEMTLQCKSRGGYPKAEITWHDGNGNQLNQSEPTELRRSSEGVFEVQSRLAVTGPEDSAFCCSLIHAPFNQNLSVCERVTALMRENKTEAESSGRSIAWIFAIAGAVVTVVVGVGVYMYRRRRRSAQKATPVSYTAEDDVRLQTGYYAAREQHGEETDVLLEREHGAPREHYSEEDEVSLEHEAEGKGKSLQDFLVHLGLERHQSTKLELNDILAINPEMLEESNPRTLGEIPWHFLRKVMALNGMARRTRLVPSAPGDHGISKHGEEPFAVLPPRSPAPSVCVNPLDVLCAVLCCSDTFLRQEILLKMSMCQFALPLLLPALDTPTCTLLLWAMRDIVRNWRPLSLRESRGFREENLVLTSVPTFSFVRLGRCSLSKSKILNKVLSPPQQQHDFFIHRDMESGNVPRDIAEGLVEISWYFPGGRESSDPFQEPIAVINLRGDIECHPLQFSFLAEVSSAVFIFAEHISERKYKLLSSLQDSRTKFYLILNPRSTITRKTQGFLNELAPLLKLTQSHVLVKDNTANDSDFVTRLQDTLAHLTKQPQRAVSVEDMAVTARERGFQVDEDCEECAEARKRADEIAGEIGDVVEYKGRALTLQGVPCKRLAEVERELCQLKHQGETPTEIYKSQLRQELLGLRTQQHGRDLTGGMGTFKASLEQLTPVETHYFLKWMKFRLDHIARANLSKLRAEYKETYRTPGHSPEQLAKLDELIAASSLGVEHFMRELGQFYEAEQSVCKDSEIAQSQRRFAHLPGIAADLMLSGFALEIIDGDASHVPLQWVTGVLTELHAKLGGRSRLLVLSVLGVQSTGKSTLLNSMFGLQLAVSSGRCTRGAFMTLIKVAEKFQQELGCDFILVIDAEGLRAPQLAKLEDSYEHDNKLATLVIGLSDITIVNMAMENTSEMKDILQIVVHAFLRMKEIGHKPNCQFVYQNVSDVSAHEQNMRDRNHFLEHLNEMTKAAARMEKLNRDLTFSDIMKYDPEKHNWYIPGLWQGVPPMAPVSLGYSESVSELKKYLLDFMRSRTPNRNPRDIPQFTKWVKNLWNAVKHENFIFSFRNSLVAEAYNQLSLRYSEWEWELRKEMHLWVCDQETVIQNQPPHELPDAGNLKQEAQEKVQQGEEKILFCLQRYFESGARNRHLIEKYREDFIRSTKSLTTELERYSAIKCEKAILIKKSWHKIDNIQVEYKRMTEKKVVSLLEDCKRRKLKLDKKELEVEFETMWKEAVSELKLIRLKKRNVSQDLEFQLRKDLENRGSTVRWKLQEAGNLCSYRIKSFSFDNEYLDLTCFRDMRESFTQEYRHKAEELAHSLMHKCQHYIEEKVSSKVNYDKTYGRELLRMINERLQQKDVPNLHTNACFEVDLKLHILGEAACAFQEMHENFIKENDPQERLEKLKPQYLSTFINHYLEKDPCQQRARDFCELCLKPALAEHVNKRLGIRIVDDLSESEKANTYSSRASFQFSVLQKLLDEMDFDNYKKYINDYESFVQAAIWRDISDHYGNRESIDALEAKILSDIIETVRGALEMATDGGTSRVSDFVAKVCSLLQKDLVLPKDSLETILFQFTASADTSQFSADIQDSLSELEQNLASEFKAVNIEEKLSKLQVKPQDELFKRVFGCGKQCPFCGVPCEAESAAHTEHFAPVHWPRGLRRCRDHITKILDYSLCSSDVVSNASFSNSDTKGKKVPFRDYRQHYSDWRIQPDPSPEASDYWKFVFKEFRDQFARQYDTEPAHLPEDWGKITKEQALESIKAVYNMQ; encoded by the exons ATGCTACGAGTGCTCTGGTTTCCTGTGCTCCTGGGGTGTGTCACTGCAGGATCGG AGCCGAGTGACAAATCAAACATCCACTCCAGAGCGGGGCAGGACGTCACGCTCAGCTGCAGGTTCCAGCTGTCCTCAGACTTTGTGCTGAACAGACTCCGCATCCACTGGCACGTCTTCCGAGACGAGGAGGGCTCCGTGGTGCACAGCTACTACGATGGGGCCGACAGGCTGCAGGACCAGGAAGTGGAGTTCAAGGGTCGGACGAAGCTCCTTCTCCAAGAGCTCAGCAAGGGGGTGGCCTCCCTGAACCTCACCCAGCTGCGGCCGTCGGACAGCGGGGAATACAGGTGCATCATCGTGAACAGCCAGGACGTGGTCATTGGGAGCGTCATCCTCCATGTGTCAG CGCCATACGACCCCCCCGAGATCACACTCCTTTCCTGGGAGGAGGGCGAGATGACCCTGCAGTGCAAGTCCCGGGGGGGCTATCCCAAGGCTGAAATAACATGGCACGATGGGAACGGAAACCAGCTGAACCAGTCGGAGCCGACAGAACTTCGTCGGAGCAGTGAGGGAGTGTTCGAGGTACAGAGCCGCCTGGCAGTGACCGGCCCTGAGGACAGCGCCTTCTGCTGCTCTCTGATCCACGCCCCCTTTAATCAGAACCTGAGCGTCTGTGAGAGAGTTACAG CCTTGATGAGGGAGAACAAGACTGAGGCGGAGAGCTCTGGCCGCAGCATCGCTTGGATTTTTGCCATCGCAGGCGCGGTAGTAACGGTTGTGGTAGGTGTTGGAGTCTATATGTACCGGAGGAGAAGACGGAGCGCTCAGAAAG CGACTCCTGTATCCTACACTGCAGAAGACGACGTTCGCCTACAGACAGGCTACTATG CTGCACGTGAACAGCACGGTGAAGAGACGGATGTCCTGCTGGAGCGTGAGCATGGAG CTCCACGGGAACACTACAGTGAAGAGGATGAGGTTTCTCTGGAGCATGAGGCTGAAG gAAAAGGGAAATCGCTCCAGGACTTCCTAGTGCACCTGGGACTGGAGAGACACCAAAGCACAAAGCTCGAGCTGAATGACATCCTGGCAATTAACCCGGAGATGTTAGAAGAGAGCAACCCTCGGACGCTAGGGGAGATCCCGTGGCATTTCCTCAGGAAGGTTATGGCTCTGAACGGGATGGCCAGACGCACAAGGCTGGTACCCTCTGCACCAGGTGACCATGGGATCAGCAAGCATGGGGAGGAACCCTTTGCCGTTCTTCCTCCTAGAAGCCCAGCCCCCAGCGTGTGCGTGAACCCCCTGGATGTGCTCTGCGCCGTTCTGTGCTGCTCAGACACGTTCCTGCGGCAGGAGATCCTGCTGAAGATGTCCATGTGCCAATTCGCCctcccgctgctgctgcctgccctggACACCCCCACGTGCACGCTCCTGCTGTGGGCCATGCGGGACATCGTGAGGAACTGGAGGCCGCTCTCCCTGCGAGAGAGCCGGGGCTTCAGGGAGGAGAACCTGGTGCTCACGTCAGTGCCAACCTTTTCCTTCGTGCGGCTGGGGAGATGCAGCTTGTCCAAGTCCAAAATCCTTAACAAggtcctcagccccccccagcagcagcacgaTTTCTTCATCCATCGGGACATGGAGTCTGGGAACGTCCCTCGGGACATCGCAGAGGGGTTGGTAGAGATCTCCTGGTATTTCCCTGGCGGGAGGGAGAGTTCGGATCCTTTCCAGGAGCCCATTGCGGTTATTAACCTGCGAGGAGACATTGAGTGCCACCCGCTGCAGTTCAGCTTCCTGGCAGAGGTCTCCTCAGCCGTGTTCATATTCGCTGAACACATCAGTGAGAGAAAATACAAACTCCTATCATCACTGCAGGACTCAAGGACAAAATTCTACCTCATACTCAACCCCAGAAGTACTATAACCCGTAAAACACAGGGATTCCTCAATGAACTGGCCCCGCTGCTCAAGCTGACCCAGTCCCACGTGCTTGTGAAGGATAACACTGCGAACGATTCAGACTTTGTGACACGGCTGCAGGACACCTTAGCACACCTGACGAAGCAGCCCCAGAGAGCAGTGAGTGTAGAGGACATGGCTGTGACAGCGCGTGAACGAGGATTCCAGGTAGACGAGGACTGCGAGGAATGTGCGGAAGCGAGAAAGAGAGCAGACGAAATCGCTGGGGAAATAGGGGACGTTGTCGAGTACAAGGGCAGAGCACTGACGCTCCAAGGGGTGCCATGTAAACGCCTGGCTGAAGTCGAAAGAGAACTCTGTCAATTGAAGCACCAAGGGGAAACCCCCACAGAGATCTATAAATCTCAGCTGAGGCAGGAATTGCTGGGGTTACGGACCCAGCAGCACGGGCGTGATCTCACGGGCGGGATGGGGACATTTAAGGCATCACTAGAGCAGCTCACTCCAGTGGAAACACACTACTTCCTGAAATGGATGAAATTCAGACTGGATCACATTGCTAGGGCAAATCTTTCCAAACTGCGAGCTGAATATAAGGAGACATACAGGACACCAGGCCATAGCCCCGAGCAGCTAGCAAAGCTAGATGAATTAATCGCAGCCAGTTCCTTAGGGGTGGAGCATTTCATGCGGGAGTTGGGGCAGTTTTATGAGGCAGAACAGTCAGTGTGTAAGGACAGCGAAATAGCCCAAAGCCAACGGCGATTTGCCCATCTGCCAGGCATAGCCGCTGACCTGATGCTGAGCGGATTTGCTCTAGAGATCATTGACGGAGACGCATCCCACGTCCCGCTGCAGTGGGTGACAGGTGTTCTCACCGAGCTCCATGCCAAGCTGGGGGGAAGGTCCAGGTTGCTGGTTCTGTCAGTGCTGGGCGTGCAGAGCACCGGCAAATCCACCCTGCTGAACTCCATGTTCGGCCTGCAGCTGGCAGTGAGCAGTGGCCGATGTACGCGAGGAGCCTTCATGACGCTCATTAAAGTTGCAGAGAAGTTTCAGCAGGAGCTTGGCTGCGACTTTATCCTGGTGATAGATGCAGAAGGCTTGAGAGCCCCTCAGCTGGCCAAACTGGAGGACAGCTATGAACATGACAATAAGTTGGCCACACTGGTGATTGGATTAAGCGACATAACGATCGTTAACATGGCCATGGAGAACACCAGCGAAATGAAGGACATTCTGCAAATCGTGGTCCACGCCTTTCTCAGGATGAAGGAAATAGGGCACAAACCCAATTGCCAGTTTGTGTATCAGAACGTCAGTGACGTGTCTGCCCACGAACAAAACATGAGGGACAGGAATCATTTCCTGGAACATCTCAATGAAATGACCAAAGCTGCAGCGAGGATGGAAAAATTAAACAGGGATCTGACTTTTTCTGATATTATGAAGTATGATCCAGAAAAACACAACTGGTACATccctgggctgtggcagggagtcccGCCCATGGCTCCAGTGAGCCTGGGGTACAGTGAGAGTGTTTCTGAGCTGAAGAAATACTTGCTTGACTTTATGAGAAGCCGGACACCTAACAGAAACCCCAGGGACATCCCCCAGTTCACCAAGTGGGTGAAGAATCTGTGGAATGCTGTGAAACACGAGAACTTCATCTTCAGCTTCAGAAACAGCCTGGTAGCCGAGGCCTATAACCAGCTGTCTCTGAGGTATTCGGAGTGGGAGTGGGAGCTCCGCAAGGAGATGCATCTCTGGGTATGTGACCAAGAAACGGTGATTCAGAACCAGCCACCCCATGAACTACCTGATGCTGGGAACTTAAAACAGGAGGCGCAGGAAAAAGTGCAGCAAGGGGAAGagaagattttgttttgtttacagaGATACTTTGAAAGTGGAGCTAGAAACCGACACCTGAtagaaaagtacagagaagattTTATCAGAAGCACAAAGAGCCTGACGACAGAACTTGAACGTTACTCAGCCATCAAGTGTGAAAAAGCGATTCTTATTAAAAAAAGTTGGCATAAAATAGACAATATCCAGGTTGAGTACAAGAGAATGACGGAAAAGAAAGTCGTCAGCCTTCTGGAAGATTGCAAGAGGAGAAAACTCAAACTGGACAAGAAGGAACTGGAAGTAGAATTTGAAACGATGTGGAAGGAAGCAGTGTCTGAGTTAAAGCTCATTCGTTTAAAGAAACGCAACGTTTCCCAAGATCTAGAGTTCCAGCTGAGAAAGGACCTAGAGAATCGAGGGAGCACAGTCAGGTGGAAACTTCAGGAAGCAGGAAATTTGTGCAGTTACAGGATTAAATCTTTCAGTTTTGACAATGAGTATTTGGATTTAACGTGTTTCAGGGACATGAGAGAATCGTTCACACAGGAATACCGGCACAAAGCAGAGGAACTTGCTCATTCTTTAATGCACAAGTGCCAGCATTATATCGAAGAGAAGGTGAGTTCCAAAGTGAACTATGATAAGACCTACGGCAGAGAACTGCTGCGGATGATCAACGAGAGGCTTCAGCAGAAGGATGTGCCAAACCTTCACACTAACGCTTGCTTTGAAGTTGACCTGAAGCTTCATATTTTGGGGGAGGCAGCCTGCGCATTCCAGGAGATGCATGAAAACTTTATCAAAGAAAATGATCCTCAGGAACGGCTGGAGAAACTGAAACCTCAGTATTTGTCCACATTTATAAACCATTACCTGGAAaaggatccctgccagcagagagCCAGGGATTTCTGTGAGCTCTGTCTCAAACCTGCCCTGGCAGAACATGTTAACAAAAGACTGGGAATCAGGATAGTAGATGACCTTTCCGAAAGTGAGAAGGCCAATACATACAGCAGCCGGGCCTCCTTCCAGTTCTCTGTGCTGCAGAAGCTGCTGGACGAGATGGACTTTGACAACTACAAGAAATACATTAATGACTATGAAAGTTTTGTCCAAGCAGCGATATGGAGAGACATTTCAGATCATTATGGAAACAGAGAAAGTATTGACGCTCTCGAAGCAAAGATCCTTTCTGACATCATTGAGACAGTGAGAGGAGCTCTAGAGATGGCAACCGATGGGGGAACTAGCAGAGTCTCTGACTTTGTAGCAAAGGTTTGCAGCCTGTTACAGAAAGACCTCGTCCTCCCCAAAGACAGTTTGGAAACAATCCTCTTCCAATTTACAGCCAGTGCTGATACCAGCCAGTTTTCTGCTGACATTCAGGACTCTCTCTCTGAGCTGGAGCAGAACCTGGCATCAGAATTTAAAGCTGTGAACATAGAGGAGAAACTCTCCAAGCTCCAGGTGAAGCCCCAGGATGAGCTGTTCAAGAGAGTGtttggctgtgggaagcagtgtcCATTCTGCGGAGTCCCCTGTGAAGCAGAAAGCGCAGCTCATACGGAGCACTTTGCACCAGTACATTGGCCCCGGGGACTGAGGCGATGCAGGGATCACATCACAAAAATACTTGACTATTCGTTATGCTCCTCTGACGTGGTCTCTAATGCTTCATTTAGCAATTCAGATACAAAAGGGAAAAAGGTTCCCTTCAGAGATTACCGCCAGCATTACTCAGACTGGCGCATTCAGCcagaccccagcccagaggcttcTGATTACTGGAAGTTTGTGTTTAAAGAGTTCAGGGACCAGTTTGCCAGACAGTATGATACTGAACCAGCCCATCTCCCTGAAGACTGGGGCAAAATAACCAAGGAGCAGGCCCTGGAGAGCATAAAGGCAGTCTATAACATGCAATAA